The following coding sequences lie in one Zingiber officinale cultivar Zhangliang chromosome 2B, Zo_v1.1, whole genome shotgun sequence genomic window:
- the LOC122048040 gene encoding gibberellin-regulated protein 14-like: MALVVVVLMMMLAATYTSFWLPLSAPPLITEPFDASKPPKSPPITELPHLPLPPPPPTLQSPLTPSNEPFKALKPSKSAPKLPSKPSSPPIELPPIELLPIQQPPQPLRQPPPPL; the protein is encoded by the coding sequence ATGGCTCTTGTGGTGGTGGTTCTGATGATGATGCTCGCCGCTACCTACACTTCCTTCTGGCTTCCGCTCTCTGCTCCACCGCTGATCACAGAGCCATTCGACGCCTCGAAGCCTCCAAAGTCACCGCCGATCACAGAGCTGCCACACCTGCCGCTTCCACCTCCACCACCCACCTTGCAGTCACCACTCACGCCCTCCAATGAGCCCTTCAAGGCCCTCAAGCCCTCAAAGTCGGCTCCAAAGTTGCCCTCAAAGCCGTCATCACCACCGATTGAGCTGCCGCCGATTGAGCTTCTGCCGATTCAGCAGCCACCGCAGCCGCTTCGACAACCCCCACCTCCCCTGTGA